The Vigna unguiculata cultivar IT97K-499-35 chromosome 6, ASM411807v1, whole genome shotgun sequence genome contains a region encoding:
- the LOC114188635 gene encoding 3-ketoacyl-CoA synthase 7, translating into MSVLQSIYPSFCNLSLTSNYSISSTTQSLAAIALILTLLYIYFRPQTLYLLDYVCYLPPDHLRNPFSHMVEHFELCNFDKERVDFEIKVLERSGIGVDACMPESVHQLPPDDSMKPAQAEVELVLFKVVKDLLSKHKVNPKSIDIIVSNCSLFCPTPSIASTIINKFGLRSNIRSVNLSGMGCSAGLLSINLAKDLLRVHNNSLALVLSMEAVAPNGYRGNDKSMLIANVLFRMGGAAILLSNRKQDKPVAKYKLQHLVRTHTGSNDQAYKSVYQECDENEIVGVSISRSLLAVAASALRTNITTLGPLVLPYSEQLCFGWSLICKKIYVPDFKKAFEHFCIHAGGKSVIDVMEKSLKLQKKDVEASRMTLYRFGNTSSSSLWYELCYLEAKGRVKKGDRVWQIAFGSGFKCNSAVWKSLSDSDPNVRNVWSDRIDLYPVEIPVFDC; encoded by the coding sequence ATGTCAGTTCTTCAATCCATATACCCTTCTTTCTGCAACCTATCTCTCACATCTAACTACTCAATCTCTTCTACCACACAATCTTTAGCAGCCATAGCATTGATTCTTACATTACTTTACATCTATTTTAGACCACAAACACTGTATCTTCTTGACTATGTTTGTTATTTGCCTCCCGATCATTTGCGCAACCCTTTCTCTCATATGGTAGAACACTTTGAATTATGCAACTTTGACAAAGAAAGAGTAGACTTTGAAATCAAAGTGCTGGAAAGATCCGGTATTGGAGTCGACGCATGCATGCCAGAATCAGTTCACCAGCTTCCCCCAGATGATTCCATGAAGCCTGCACAAGCAGAAGTTGAACTGGTTCTTTTCAAAGTTGTCAAAGATCTACTTTCCAAGCACAAAGTGAATCCTAAAAGCATTGACATCATAGTGTCAAATTGTAGCCTATTTTGTCCCACACCATCAATTGCATCAACGATCATAAACAAGTTTGGATTGAGGAGCAACATCAGGAGTGTGAACCTGAGTGGAATGGGTTGCAGTGCTGGATTGTTGTCAATAAACCTGGCCAAAGATCTGTTGAGAGTTCACAACAACTCATTGGCTTTAGTTCTTAGCATGGAGGCTGTGGCTCCAAATGGTTACAGAGGTAATGACAAATCCATGCTTATTGCCAATGTACTGTTTCGAATGGGAGGAGCAGCCATTTTACTTTCCAACAGAAAACAAGACAAGCCAGTGGCAAAATACAAGCTTCAGCATCTTGTGAGAACCCACACAGGatcaaatgatcaagcatataaGTCTGTTTATCAAGAATGTGATGAAAATGAGATTGTGGGTGTTTCTATCTCACGATCACTTCTTGCTGTAGCTGCTTCAGCTTTGAGGACCAACATAACAACCTTAGGTCCTCTTGTCTTGCCGTATTCAGAACAATTGTGTTTTGGATGGTCATtgatttgcaagaaaatttatGTGCCAGATTTCAAGAAGGCTTTTGAACATTTCTGCATACATGCTGGAGGTAAATCAGTGATAGATGTGATGGAAAAAAGTCTGAAGCTGCAGAAGAAAGATGTTGAAGCTTCAAGGATGACGTTATACAGATTTGGCAatacttcatcttcttctctgtGGTATGAACTTTGCTATTTGGAGGCAAAAGGAAGAGTGAAAAAAGGAGATAGGGTGTGGCAGATTGCATTTGGAAGTGGATTCAAGTGTAATAGTGCAGTTTGGAAGAGTCTTTCTGATAGTGATCCAAATGTAAGGAATGTTTGGTCTGATAGAATCGATTTGTATCCGGTTGAGATACCTGTGTTTGACTGTTGA
- the LOC114187244 gene encoding importin-4, with protein MAQSLELLLIQFLMPDNDARRQAEDQIKRLAKDPQVVPALVQHMRTAKTPNVRQLAAVLLRKKITGHWAKLSPQLKQLVKQSLIDTITMEHSPPVRKASANVVSIVAKYAVPSGEWPDLLPFLFRCSQSEQEDHREVALILFSSLTETIGNAFRPYFADLQALLLKCLQDETSNRVRVAALKAVGSFLEFTHDGDEVIKFREFIPSILNVSRQCLASGEEDVVILAFEIFDELIESPAPLLGDSVKSIVQFSLEVCSSQNLESNTRHQAVQIISWLAKYKASTLKKHKLIIPILQVLCPLLAESTNENEDDDLAPDRAAAEVIDTMALNIPKHVFQPVFEFASVSCQNANPKFREASVTALGVISEGCLELMKSKLEPVLHIVLGALRDPEQMVRGAASFALGQFAEHLQPEIVSHYESVLPCILNALEDGSDEVKEKSYYALAAFCENMGEDILPFLDPLMGRLLTALQNSSRVLQETCMSAIGSIASAAEQAFIPYAESVLELMKSFMVLTNDEDLRSRARATELVGIVAMSVGRARMEPILPPYIEAAISGFGLEYSELREYTHGFFSNVAEILEDSFAQYLPHVVPLVFSSCNLDDGSAVDIDECDDEVANGFGGVSSDDEAHDEPRVRNISIRTGVLDEKAAATQALGLFALHTKTSFAPYLEETLRILVKHSGYFHEDVRLQAIISLKYALTAALIVFQSQHDGAAKAKELLDNVMTIYIKSMVEDDDKEVVAQACNSVADIIRDYGFATLEPYLAQVVDATSLLLREQSACQQIESDSEIDDVDSAHDEVLMDAVSDILPAFAKSMGAQFAPILGQLFEPLMKFAKASRPPQDRTMVVACLAEVAQNMGSPIASYVDRVMPLVLKELASSEATNRRNAAFCVGELCKNGHEPALKYYDNILRGLHPLFGESEPDDAVRDNAAGAVARMIMVHPESIPLNQVLPVFLRVLPLKEDREESMAVYSCISTLVLSSNPQILSLVPELVNLFAQVVVSPVETPEVKAVVGRAFSHLVSLYGQQMQPLLSNLPPAHANALSSFAQRS; from the exons ATGGCGCAATCTCTTGAGCTCTTGCTGATTCAGTTCCTCATGCCCGACAACGACGCTCGCCGCCAAGCGGAAGACCAAATTAAGCGTCTCGCCAAGGACCCTCAGGTCGTTCCCGCTCTAGTCCAGCACATGCGCACCGCCAAAACCCCCAACGTCCGCCAGCTAGCCGCCGTCCTCCTCCGCAAGAAGATCACCGGCCACTGGGCCAAGCTATCGCCCCAACTCAAACAACTTGTGAAGCAGTCCCTCATTGACACCATTACCATGGAGCACAG CCCACCTGTCAGGAAAGCGAGTGCCAACGTTGTAAGTATTGTTGCGAAGTACGCTGTTCCCTCCGGCGAGTGGCCCGATTTGCTGCCCTTTCTCTTCCGGTGTAGTCAGAGTGAGCAGGAAGATCATCGAGAA GTGGCATTAATTCTCTTCAGCTCTTTAACTGAAACAATTGGGAATGCTTTTCGGCCGTATTTTGCTGATCTGCAAGCTCTTCTACTGAAGTGCTTGCAGGACGAGACTAGCAACCGTGTTAGAGTTGCCGCGCTCAA GGCGGTGGGATCGTTCTTGGAATTCACTCATGATGGGGATGAAGTG ATTAAGTTTCGTGAGTTCATTCCAAGCATCTTGAATGTATCACGCCAGTGCCTTGCCTCTGGAGAAGAAGACGTTGTCATACTtgcttttgaaatttttgatgaGCTGATAGAATCTCCTGCACCTCTTCTTGGAGATTCAGTGAAATCTATAGTGCAGTTCTCCCTTGAGGTTTGCTCAAGCCAAAATTTAGAGTCTAATACACGTCATCAG GCAGTTCAAATCATTTCATGGCTGGCAAAGTACAAAGCCAGTACTTTGAAAAAACATAAGCTGATCATACCTATTCTTCAAGTTTTATGCCCTTTGCTTGCTGAATCAactaatgaaaatgaagatgaTGATCTTGCTCCAGATCGGGCTGCTGCAGAAGTTATTGATACTATGGCTTTAAACATCCCAAAGCATGTTTTTCAACCAGTTTTTGAATTTGCTTCTGTAAGCTGTCAAAATGCAAACCCAAAGTTCCGGGAAGCATCTGTTACTGCTTTGGGTGTCATTTCAGAAGGTTGTTTAGAGCTCATGAAAAGTAAGCTGGAACCTGTTCTCCATATTGTCCTGGGAGCTCTGAGGGATCCAGAACAAATGGTCAGAGGGGCAGCTTCCTTTGCTTTGGGTCAATTTGCTGAGCACTTGCAGCCTGAAATTGTATCCCATTATGAAAGTGTTCTTCCCTGCATTTTAAATGCTCTTGAGGATGGATCTGATGAAGTGAAG GAGAAGTCATATTATGCATTAGCTGCTTTTTGTGAGAACATGGGTGAAGACATCCTTCCTTTCCTTGATCCTTTGATGGGAAGACTGCTGACAGCTCTCCAAAATAGTTCCCGAGTTTTGCAGGAAACGTGCATG TCTGCCATTGGTTCTATTGCTTCTGCTGCAGAGCAAGCATTCATTCCTTATGCCGAAAGTGTTTTAGAGTTGATGAAAAGCTTCATGGTGTTAACTAATGATGAGGATCTCCGTTCCCGTGCAAGAGCAACCGAACTAGTTGGAATTGTTGCAATGTCTGTAGGAAGAGCGCGAATGGAGCCGATATTACCTCCTTATATAGAAGCTGCGATTTCT GGATTTGGGCTGGAGTACAGTGAGCTTCGTGAGTACACCCATGGATTCTTCAGCAATGTTGCTGAGATTTTGGAGGACAGTTTTGCACAG TATCTTCCTCATGTTGTGCCTCTCGTATTTTCTTCCTGCAATCTTGATGATGGCTCTGCGGTTGACATTGATGAGTGTGACGATGAAGTTGCTAATGGATTTGGTGGAGTTTCATCAGATGATGAAGCTCATGATGAACCAAGAGTTCGAAATATAAGTATTAGAACAGGTGTGTTGGATGAAAAGGCAGCTGCAACCCAAGCCCTTGGCCTCTTTGCACTGCACACAAAGACTTCTTTTGCACC CTACTTGGAGGAGACTTTGAGAATATTGGTTAAACACTCTGGCTATTTTCATGAAGACGTTAGACTTCAGGCTATCATTTCTTTAAAAT ATGCTTTAACTGCTGCCCTTATAGTCTTTCAAAGTCAACAT gacgGAGCTGCTAAAGCGAAAGAACTTCTAG ATAATGTGATGACTATTTACATCAAGTCTAtggttgaagatgatgacaaGGAAGTGGTTGCTCAAGCATGCAATAGTGTGGCTGACATCATCAGAGATTATGGTTTTGCAACTCTTGAGCCTT ACTTGGCACAGGTTGTTGATGCAACTTCATTGTTGCTTCGGGAGCAATCTGCTTGTCAACAGATAGAGTCAGACAGTGAAATCGATGATGTTGATAGTGCACATGATGAAGTCCTAATGGATGCAGTGTCTGATATTCTGCCGGCATTTGCAAAGTCCATGGGTGCTCAATTTGCTCCCATTTTGGGACAACTATTTGAACCTCTAATGAAATTTGCA AAAGCTTCTCGGCCTCCTCAAGATAGGACCATGGTAGTTGCCTGCCTTGCTGAAGTTGCTCAGAACATGGGTTCTCCTATTGCAAGCTATGTTGat AGGGTGATGCCCTTGGTACTTAAAGAACTAGCATCATCTGAGGCAACTAATAGGAGGAATGCTGCATTTTGTGTTGGAGAGTTGTGCAAAAATGGTCACGAACCAGCTTTGAA ATACTATGACAATATATTACGGGGACTACATCCCTTGTTTGGTGAATCTGAGCCTGATGATGCAGTGAGAGATAATGCTGCTGGTGCAGTGGCAAGGATGATCATGGTACACCCTGAATCTATCCCATTAAACCAG GTTCTTCCTGTTTTCTTGAGAGTACTTCCATTAAAAGAAGACCGTGAGGAGTCTATGGCTGTCTATAGTTGTATATCTACACTTGTACTCTCGTCTAATCCCCAG ATCCTCTCCCTAGTACCTGAATTAGTTAATCTCTTTGCTCAAGTTGTGGTGTCGCCTGTGGAGACGCCTGAAGTTAAAGCTGTAGTAGGCAGAGCTTTTTCTCATCTAGTTTCTTTATATGGGCAACAAATGCAACCTCTTCTGAGTAATCTCCCACCTGCACATGCAAACGCATTATCTTCGTTTGCCCAAAGGAGTTGA
- the LOC114187838 gene encoding membralin-like protein At1g60995 isoform X1, with protein sequence MDPEQTFIRVQERFSQMLTPKVRVALEYLYLFIAITLFCILVVMHANYVQQGWGLQCVREKREIERYEGNLPGCSSELSGVVTSEAQLIQIKITSAGLWSHNDSESNRISPLETEVVKDTMEFSDASGDKLTFLASKFWWNWIGLGSRRGKLVFKFWKTDTEFIEHQAETSTSNQNMWPVVEDTVIKIDEEPPKSFTLSAKETLQAAIIHFGKKWYRRISFIWRHTMQIIGSFQKLWNIAGVHLNLDIPKWMHILRLDKLNTNAVHWLKKKAKLFEPTYLYTMEKGYFLLPESAKSHHNIRTVNVSISAWHSCFGNKWQQLLINRFVGYDTILINSLLSSPGQGYLYNYQTKEFYNLSYAQEVPEGPARFGDYLVTKCGVLMMSLFVFFTTTMSVSFTLRETQTRMLKFTVQLQHHARHRLPTFQLIFVHVIESLVFVPIMIGILFFLFEFYDDQLLAFMVLILVWLCELFTLISVRTPISMKFFPRFFLLYFLVFHIYFFSYAYGFSYLALSTTAAFMQHLILYFWNRFEVPALQRYMQNRRSQLQQHPDFHITSSTILASTLHITRLNTRNPGLINTDLPAGSGLRPGFDQPVPQNGAGVGDPQARSENNRDRVVNQAQIPEQADIRRAERGPNPGSMNSFSSLLLWILGGASSEGLNSFFSMFRDVREQGQVFNETPGAGDENRDNQDNNNDR encoded by the exons ATGGATCCGGAGCAGACCTTCATTCGCGTTCAGGAGAGGTTTTCGCAGATGCTCACGCCCAAAGTCAGAGTTGCTCTGGAGTATCTCTACCTATTTATTGCCATAACCTTGTTCTGTATTCTCGTTGTTATGCACGCCAATTACGTTCAGCAG GGTTGGGGACTCCAATGCGTGAGGGAAAAAAGAGAGATTGAGAGATATGAGGGTAACTTG CCTGGGTGTTCAAGTGAGCTATCTGGAGTTGTGACATCAGAAGCCCAACTTATTCAAATTAAG ATAACTAGTGCCGGTCTGTGGTCTCATAATGATTCTGAATCAAACAGAATAAGTCCTCTAGAAACAGAAGTTGTAAAAGATACAATGGAATTTTCCGATGCCAGCGGAGATAAATTGACATTTTTGGCTTCCAAGTTTTGGTGGAACTGGATTGGCTTAGGTTCTAGGAGAGGAAAATTGGTATTCAAATTTTGGAAAACTGACACTGAGTTTATTGAACATCAAGCTGAAACCTCTACAAGTAATCAAAACATGTGGCCTGTGGTTGAAGATACCGTCATCAAAATTGACGAGGAGCCACCAAAAAGTTTCACTTTATCTGCCAAAGAGACATTACAAGCAGCTATTATACATTTTGGTAAGAAGTGGTATAGGCGTATCTCATTTATTTGGAGGCACACAATGCAGATTATTGGAAGTTTCCAGAAGCTGTGG AATATTGCTGGTGTACACCTAAATCTTGATATTCCCAAATGGATGCATATCCTTCGTTTGGACAAGCTTAATACTAATGCAG TGCATTGGCTGAAAAAGAAAGCCAAGTTATTTGAACCTACATATCTATATACTATGGAAAAG GGATATTTCTTGTTACCTGAAAGTGCTAAGTCTCATCATAATATACGTACTGTGAATGTTAGCATATCAGCTTGGCACTCCTGTTTCGGAAACAA gtgGCAGCAACTACTCATAAACAGATTTGTTGGATATGATACGATCTTAATCAATAGTTTATTGAGTTCTCCTGGTCAAG GTTATCTTTATAACTATCAAACAAAGGAATTCTATAACCTTAGTTATGCACAAGAAGTTCCAGAAGGCCCAGCTAGGTTTGGAG ACTACCTTGTAACGAAGTGTGGTGTGCTTATGATGTccttgtttgtgttttttactACCACGATGTCAGTGTCATTTACATTAAGAGAAACACAGACTCGCATGCTGAAATTCACGG TGCAGCTTCAACACCATGCACGGCATCGCCTTCCAACATTTCAGCTGATCTTTGTACATGTGATTGAATCACTAGTTTTTGTTCCT ATTATGATTGGGATTCtgttttttctctttgagttttATGATGATCAGCTTCTTGCCTTCATGGTCTTGATTCTTGTCTGGTTGTGTGAACTATTTACCCTTATTAg TGTCCGAACACCAATATCAATGAAGTTCTTTCCTCGGTTCTTTTTGCTGTATTTCCTGGTCTTCCACATATATTTCTTCTCTTATGCTTATG GTTTTTCATATTTGGCGCTCTCTACAACGGCAGCTTTTATGCAACACCTTATCCTGTACTTTTGGAATCGGTTTGAG GTACCAGCACTACAGAGGTACATGCAAAATAGACGGTCACAGCTTCAACAACACCCAGATTTCCACATTACCTCTTCCACCATTCTTGCATCAACGTTGCACATCACAAGATTGAACACAAGAAACCCGGGTTTAATTAACACAGATTTGCCTGCTGGATCAGGATTGAGACCTGGTTTTGATCAACCAGTGCCTCAAAATGGAGCAGGAGTTGGCGATCCTCAAGCCCGGTCAGAAAATAATAGAGACAGGGTTGTGAACCAGGCACAGATTCCTGAGCAAGCTGACATCCGACGAGCAGAAAGGGGTCCCAACCCTGGATCCATGAATTCATTCAGTTCTTTGTTATTATGGATCTTAGGAGGTGCTTCGTCTGAGGGCCTCAACTCGTTTTTTTCCATGTTCAGAGATGTGAGAGAGCAAGGACAAGTTTTCAATGAAACACCCGGTGCTGGGGATGAGAACCGTGATAATCaggataataataatgacaGATAG
- the LOC114187838 gene encoding membralin-like protein At1g60995 isoform X2: MDPEQTFIRVQERFSQMLTPKVRVALEYLYLFIAITLFCILVVMHANYVQQPGCSSELSGVVTSEAQLIQIKITSAGLWSHNDSESNRISPLETEVVKDTMEFSDASGDKLTFLASKFWWNWIGLGSRRGKLVFKFWKTDTEFIEHQAETSTSNQNMWPVVEDTVIKIDEEPPKSFTLSAKETLQAAIIHFGKKWYRRISFIWRHTMQIIGSFQKLWNIAGVHLNLDIPKWMHILRLDKLNTNAVHWLKKKAKLFEPTYLYTMEKGYFLLPESAKSHHNIRTVNVSISAWHSCFGNKWQQLLINRFVGYDTILINSLLSSPGQGYLYNYQTKEFYNLSYAQEVPEGPARFGDYLVTKCGVLMMSLFVFFTTTMSVSFTLRETQTRMLKFTVQLQHHARHRLPTFQLIFVHVIESLVFVPIMIGILFFLFEFYDDQLLAFMVLILVWLCELFTLISVRTPISMKFFPRFFLLYFLVFHIYFFSYAYGFSYLALSTTAAFMQHLILYFWNRFEVPALQRYMQNRRSQLQQHPDFHITSSTILASTLHITRLNTRNPGLINTDLPAGSGLRPGFDQPVPQNGAGVGDPQARSENNRDRVVNQAQIPEQADIRRAERGPNPGSMNSFSSLLLWILGGASSEGLNSFFSMFRDVREQGQVFNETPGAGDENRDNQDNNNDR; encoded by the exons ATGGATCCGGAGCAGACCTTCATTCGCGTTCAGGAGAGGTTTTCGCAGATGCTCACGCCCAAAGTCAGAGTTGCTCTGGAGTATCTCTACCTATTTATTGCCATAACCTTGTTCTGTATTCTCGTTGTTATGCACGCCAATTACGTTCAGCAG CCTGGGTGTTCAAGTGAGCTATCTGGAGTTGTGACATCAGAAGCCCAACTTATTCAAATTAAG ATAACTAGTGCCGGTCTGTGGTCTCATAATGATTCTGAATCAAACAGAATAAGTCCTCTAGAAACAGAAGTTGTAAAAGATACAATGGAATTTTCCGATGCCAGCGGAGATAAATTGACATTTTTGGCTTCCAAGTTTTGGTGGAACTGGATTGGCTTAGGTTCTAGGAGAGGAAAATTGGTATTCAAATTTTGGAAAACTGACACTGAGTTTATTGAACATCAAGCTGAAACCTCTACAAGTAATCAAAACATGTGGCCTGTGGTTGAAGATACCGTCATCAAAATTGACGAGGAGCCACCAAAAAGTTTCACTTTATCTGCCAAAGAGACATTACAAGCAGCTATTATACATTTTGGTAAGAAGTGGTATAGGCGTATCTCATTTATTTGGAGGCACACAATGCAGATTATTGGAAGTTTCCAGAAGCTGTGG AATATTGCTGGTGTACACCTAAATCTTGATATTCCCAAATGGATGCATATCCTTCGTTTGGACAAGCTTAATACTAATGCAG TGCATTGGCTGAAAAAGAAAGCCAAGTTATTTGAACCTACATATCTATATACTATGGAAAAG GGATATTTCTTGTTACCTGAAAGTGCTAAGTCTCATCATAATATACGTACTGTGAATGTTAGCATATCAGCTTGGCACTCCTGTTTCGGAAACAA gtgGCAGCAACTACTCATAAACAGATTTGTTGGATATGATACGATCTTAATCAATAGTTTATTGAGTTCTCCTGGTCAAG GTTATCTTTATAACTATCAAACAAAGGAATTCTATAACCTTAGTTATGCACAAGAAGTTCCAGAAGGCCCAGCTAGGTTTGGAG ACTACCTTGTAACGAAGTGTGGTGTGCTTATGATGTccttgtttgtgttttttactACCACGATGTCAGTGTCATTTACATTAAGAGAAACACAGACTCGCATGCTGAAATTCACGG TGCAGCTTCAACACCATGCACGGCATCGCCTTCCAACATTTCAGCTGATCTTTGTACATGTGATTGAATCACTAGTTTTTGTTCCT ATTATGATTGGGATTCtgttttttctctttgagttttATGATGATCAGCTTCTTGCCTTCATGGTCTTGATTCTTGTCTGGTTGTGTGAACTATTTACCCTTATTAg TGTCCGAACACCAATATCAATGAAGTTCTTTCCTCGGTTCTTTTTGCTGTATTTCCTGGTCTTCCACATATATTTCTTCTCTTATGCTTATG GTTTTTCATATTTGGCGCTCTCTACAACGGCAGCTTTTATGCAACACCTTATCCTGTACTTTTGGAATCGGTTTGAG GTACCAGCACTACAGAGGTACATGCAAAATAGACGGTCACAGCTTCAACAACACCCAGATTTCCACATTACCTCTTCCACCATTCTTGCATCAACGTTGCACATCACAAGATTGAACACAAGAAACCCGGGTTTAATTAACACAGATTTGCCTGCTGGATCAGGATTGAGACCTGGTTTTGATCAACCAGTGCCTCAAAATGGAGCAGGAGTTGGCGATCCTCAAGCCCGGTCAGAAAATAATAGAGACAGGGTTGTGAACCAGGCACAGATTCCTGAGCAAGCTGACATCCGACGAGCAGAAAGGGGTCCCAACCCTGGATCCATGAATTCATTCAGTTCTTTGTTATTATGGATCTTAGGAGGTGCTTCGTCTGAGGGCCTCAACTCGTTTTTTTCCATGTTCAGAGATGTGAGAGAGCAAGGACAAGTTTTCAATGAAACACCCGGTGCTGGGGATGAGAACCGTGATAATCaggataataataatgacaGATAG
- the LOC114187838 gene encoding membralin-like protein At1g60995 isoform X3 translates to MVRTPRGRTKDFPVGPGCSSELSGVVTSEAQLIQIKITSAGLWSHNDSESNRISPLETEVVKDTMEFSDASGDKLTFLASKFWWNWIGLGSRRGKLVFKFWKTDTEFIEHQAETSTSNQNMWPVVEDTVIKIDEEPPKSFTLSAKETLQAAIIHFGKKWYRRISFIWRHTMQIIGSFQKLWNIAGVHLNLDIPKWMHILRLDKLNTNAVHWLKKKAKLFEPTYLYTMEKGYFLLPESAKSHHNIRTVNVSISAWHSCFGNKWQQLLINRFVGYDTILINSLLSSPGQGYLYNYQTKEFYNLSYAQEVPEGPARFGDYLVTKCGVLMMSLFVFFTTTMSVSFTLRETQTRMLKFTVQLQHHARHRLPTFQLIFVHVIESLVFVPIMIGILFFLFEFYDDQLLAFMVLILVWLCELFTLISVRTPISMKFFPRFFLLYFLVFHIYFFSYAYGFSYLALSTTAAFMQHLILYFWNRFEVPALQRYMQNRRSQLQQHPDFHITSSTILASTLHITRLNTRNPGLINTDLPAGSGLRPGFDQPVPQNGAGVGDPQARSENNRDRVVNQAQIPEQADIRRAERGPNPGSMNSFSSLLLWILGGASSEGLNSFFSMFRDVREQGQVFNETPGAGDENRDNQDNNNDR, encoded by the exons ATGGTGAGAACTCCAAGAGGGCGGACTAAGGACTTCCCTGTCGGG CCTGGGTGTTCAAGTGAGCTATCTGGAGTTGTGACATCAGAAGCCCAACTTATTCAAATTAAG ATAACTAGTGCCGGTCTGTGGTCTCATAATGATTCTGAATCAAACAGAATAAGTCCTCTAGAAACAGAAGTTGTAAAAGATACAATGGAATTTTCCGATGCCAGCGGAGATAAATTGACATTTTTGGCTTCCAAGTTTTGGTGGAACTGGATTGGCTTAGGTTCTAGGAGAGGAAAATTGGTATTCAAATTTTGGAAAACTGACACTGAGTTTATTGAACATCAAGCTGAAACCTCTACAAGTAATCAAAACATGTGGCCTGTGGTTGAAGATACCGTCATCAAAATTGACGAGGAGCCACCAAAAAGTTTCACTTTATCTGCCAAAGAGACATTACAAGCAGCTATTATACATTTTGGTAAGAAGTGGTATAGGCGTATCTCATTTATTTGGAGGCACACAATGCAGATTATTGGAAGTTTCCAGAAGCTGTGG AATATTGCTGGTGTACACCTAAATCTTGATATTCCCAAATGGATGCATATCCTTCGTTTGGACAAGCTTAATACTAATGCAG TGCATTGGCTGAAAAAGAAAGCCAAGTTATTTGAACCTACATATCTATATACTATGGAAAAG GGATATTTCTTGTTACCTGAAAGTGCTAAGTCTCATCATAATATACGTACTGTGAATGTTAGCATATCAGCTTGGCACTCCTGTTTCGGAAACAA gtgGCAGCAACTACTCATAAACAGATTTGTTGGATATGATACGATCTTAATCAATAGTTTATTGAGTTCTCCTGGTCAAG GTTATCTTTATAACTATCAAACAAAGGAATTCTATAACCTTAGTTATGCACAAGAAGTTCCAGAAGGCCCAGCTAGGTTTGGAG ACTACCTTGTAACGAAGTGTGGTGTGCTTATGATGTccttgtttgtgttttttactACCACGATGTCAGTGTCATTTACATTAAGAGAAACACAGACTCGCATGCTGAAATTCACGG TGCAGCTTCAACACCATGCACGGCATCGCCTTCCAACATTTCAGCTGATCTTTGTACATGTGATTGAATCACTAGTTTTTGTTCCT ATTATGATTGGGATTCtgttttttctctttgagttttATGATGATCAGCTTCTTGCCTTCATGGTCTTGATTCTTGTCTGGTTGTGTGAACTATTTACCCTTATTAg TGTCCGAACACCAATATCAATGAAGTTCTTTCCTCGGTTCTTTTTGCTGTATTTCCTGGTCTTCCACATATATTTCTTCTCTTATGCTTATG GTTTTTCATATTTGGCGCTCTCTACAACGGCAGCTTTTATGCAACACCTTATCCTGTACTTTTGGAATCGGTTTGAG GTACCAGCACTACAGAGGTACATGCAAAATAGACGGTCACAGCTTCAACAACACCCAGATTTCCACATTACCTCTTCCACCATTCTTGCATCAACGTTGCACATCACAAGATTGAACACAAGAAACCCGGGTTTAATTAACACAGATTTGCCTGCTGGATCAGGATTGAGACCTGGTTTTGATCAACCAGTGCCTCAAAATGGAGCAGGAGTTGGCGATCCTCAAGCCCGGTCAGAAAATAATAGAGACAGGGTTGTGAACCAGGCACAGATTCCTGAGCAAGCTGACATCCGACGAGCAGAAAGGGGTCCCAACCCTGGATCCATGAATTCATTCAGTTCTTTGTTATTATGGATCTTAGGAGGTGCTTCGTCTGAGGGCCTCAACTCGTTTTTTTCCATGTTCAGAGATGTGAGAGAGCAAGGACAAGTTTTCAATGAAACACCCGGTGCTGGGGATGAGAACCGTGATAATCaggataataataatgacaGATAG